A genomic segment from Takifugu rubripes chromosome 20, fTakRub1.2, whole genome shotgun sequence encodes:
- the LOC105417938 gene encoding cortexin-1-like yields MNTFPSLSATPPHTPTIQSVCKPCVRAPWRMNDVPTLDYELLLSPVGSSLPGGPGGGSSSPPLALVGVDNEQRTALAFVGLLMLFLVFLLVRCFRILLDPYSRMPASSWTDHKEGLERGQFDYALV; encoded by the coding sequence ATGAACACCTTCCCGTCCCTTTCTGCAACCCCTCCTCATACACCAACCATCCAGTCAGTGTGTAAGCCCTGCGTCAGGGCCCCCTGGAGGATGAACGATGTGCCCACACTTGACTATGAGTTGCTGCTGTCACCTGTCGGCTCCTCCCTCCCTGGCGGCCCcggcggtggcagcagcagcccgccGCTGGCCTTGGTCGGGGTGGACAATGAGCAGCGCACAGCCTTGGCCTTCGTAGGCCTCCTCATGctcttcctggtcttcctgctGGTCAGGTGCTTCAGGATCCTGCTGGACCCCTACAGCCGCATGCCTGCATCATCCTGGACTGACCACAAGGAGGGGCTGGAGAGGGGCCAGTTCGATTATGCACTAGTGTAG